AAGGTAAAACCTGATGCTCAGGAAGTGTCCTCCTGATATGTTCTCAAACTGGATTCAGTTGCAGATATTCTATGATGAAATCTCTGAGACCGCCAGGATGTCCCTGGATAATTCTGTAGGAGGGTCACTCCACATGAAAAAGATCCCTAATGAGGCCATGgagctaattgaaatggttgctaacaaccagTATTTATACTCTTCTAAAAGGACATCTGTGAAGAAGGGAATCATGGAGTTGGATACATTAGATGCTATTCTTGCCCATAATAAGTCTATGTCTCAGCAAATCAATGCTATTACACAACAATTCAGTGGAATGCAAGTCTCAGCCATCAGTACTCAAGATACTTCTTATGATATGAGTGGTGGTTTTTCTCAAGGTGAAACTTATGATTATAGCTAGTATACTCTTGAGCAGGTTAATTTCATGGGCAACTCCTCTAGAAACTTATGATTATAGCTATAAACTTATGAGACTTGAAATTGACACTTGTTGAAATTGACACTTGTTGGAATAAGGTTTTTAGACCCTTACATCACTCTCGTGAAGGAGGCACTGTCATGAAGAATAAACTCACCAACCCAAGTCTACAAGGATCTCTAACTGAGGTAAAGCAGAGCTTACAGCTCAAGCCTCCTTTGGTGGGAGTTAATACAATTTttcctgacatcaaacctaagtttggtattgggtgTGCATCATCCACCAAGGAGGAAGGCCCCAAGAAGAAGGTACTCAGGAGttggagaaacaagaagatccctTCTAAAGACTTCTCACCAGGAATGAAAGTGGTATTCACTGAAAGCCCAATCCTGCCTCATACAGTGAACAAGATCTTATCTCTTGAGCATATTGAGTTAATCCATGAGAGAACAGGAAAAAGATTCACAGTGAGAGGTGAGCAGCTAAGGCCCTATGACCATCCCTCTCTTTAGTAGAgttgaccgtcaagctagtgacggtaaagaaacgtttgttgggaggcaacccaaccctGAGTATCCTTTGGTTTTTCTTTCAGtttgattttcatttatttatgattttattcaTAGTTTTTCttggtttaattttgtttgtggTCATGAAAATAGGAACAGGAAGAATCTGGAAGAAGAATAGAGAACTTTAGAGAGCATTACACTAGAGTACTCTGGCGGGCGTTCAGCGCCCCAAATGGCACATTCTTCGAGGGgtgctggcgctaaacgccagggAGGGTGTTTAGCACTTGGATTGGCAGCTAGAGGTTGCTGTTAAATGCTAGGGAGGGCGCTTAACGCCCTAAATGTCAtgaagaagctggcgttaaatgctaggtGGGTGTTTAGTTCCCACAAGAGGCATAATTCCCAAAAATCACCATACCTTGTAGGGCACTAAACGCCAGCTGGGCCGCTTAACGCCAGTTGGGCCGCTTAACGCCATGTCTCGTcctaaaaaaaaatcagtattggcgtttaacgccctaGATTGCACAAGTCACATAGTGTTGTGGCGCTAAACACCGAGGCTGGCATTTAGCGCTAGCAACGCAGATTTTAAAAATGAAGAAAGGGTTTAACCGTTACCAACGGTTAATTTTCCCACCCCTTACCCTTTGACCATTCAACCCCACTCTCTCTTATCTCCTACCCACTTTTCCATCCTCATTCATTCACCTTCTATACTAACCACCCTTCACATCACCCAATCATCTTCCATCAATTCCACTAACTATCTCCCTCTCCCCATTCCCCAACAGTCatatgatgcgtgagcatcttgtaccctttttttctttgttttctagttatttttagttatgttttattaatttttattatattttattgcaAACATTTTCTTTGGATGATACATTGAGTTGTTTTAgcatttttatgatttcaggtgAAATTCGGAATAATTTGGCAGAGTTtgaaacaaaaaggaaaagagttGAAGCAGCTCCCTTAGGTGCTAAATGCCAAGCTGACATTTAGCGCCAGCAAGCTTCACAACAAGGCACATTCTGCCCTCTTTTGGGGGCTAAACGCCAAACTGGCATTTAGCACCAGGCAAGCTGATCCGAAGCCCACACTTTGGAGGATTTCTAGTTGGATTTAGCCTTtattaattatcttatcttttattttataatttttatttacaaacaatatcttttaaattttaggatttattattttattttattttccaaatcaaattaggttagatataaaagggaaaagattcaCCTTTTAAGGAGATCTCCGGACTTTCAGATCTTTTCTCTTCCGCACTTTTCAGAAACCTAGTTTTTCTCTGTAAgtcatgagccactaaaccttcttgattaaggttaggagctctgtttatttctatggattgagcctattattcttctattttaatttatgtactgattcaatttcaagaattactttcattcttaattttatgaatctgggtggaaagggagtatgacccttattctaaATGCGTTCTTGTGACCTTCGGAAGAGGTCTCTCACCTGGACacagcttgaaagtaaattcgtCATAAATTGCTAATTACTTGAACTAATATGGATACGTTACATATAATTCGTTTAGtcttgggtaattagggttttgtgGCCATAAACTAGATTTGAACGTAACCCTCTAatcggaattaagtgaccaacgGATTGGCGGTTAATGAAGATTAAaggagactaaatcactaagggattagggtttaggcaATTACAATTTGCCATgaaatgaatcttgcatgattaaaatagttggtaagaaaccttaatatggaaaaataaacatctccgaaaccttaactgttttctctcaCTATTTTCACACCAAACGCataattgctttctttactcttgttttattgtttaatgcttttgaaaaccATAAAACCAACTTTTTTGTTCACTTGATTAAGTCAATCAGTTGACCATTGTTGCTCAGTTCCTCagtcttcgtgggatcgaccctcacttacCTGAAGAATTACTTAGacaacccggtacacttgccgattCAGTTGTGAATATTCCGAAAATCCGCACCATTATACCCTCTTCCCCACTCcccatttaatttcatttcaccAACCCTTCCCCATATCCCCATTTTAACCGTAAACCCCTCCCGTCTGTATAAACCACACTTCTCCATACTTTTACCCCACCTCACACAAAACATTTTCAATTACTTCATTCCTCCTTCAACTTTAACTACAACACATTCAACTTCTTCCATTTCTTCTAGTCCCTCATCACAACTGTGCCCCCTTtcaatttttacaattttcttttgcttacATTTTTACCCAACCACTTCCATCTCATAtcttatttttcctttcttctttatATATActtccatctttttctttcatttcgtTTTACTCCGATGTACATTTCTTACTTGCTTTTCCATTCTCAACCTTTTCCTCATAATTGCATTCTACATTCGTTCTATATTTATTTGTTCGGAGACGAGaacaaactttaagtttggtgttggaacgtttcgtttctctcttttttcataTTCTATATGGCGCTTAAAATTGATGAAATTCtctttaaagaagaaaaaggagaaagctCCCGCATCCGGTCTATACAACTTTACTCAGTTCTCCTCTAAGACCCACAATAAttactttaataaaattgtgaaaaaaaaaattaagcgaACAAAACTATAAATTGATTAGCACGTTATGAAACTTTAATTAATTAGAGTTACGTAATTTAAAATCCTCCTAGTAAAGGCCTTTAGCAAATTATTCATTCTAATTCAATTTAGttagtttgttttattttcttgatttgtttaaaaaaatattaatcttcTGGAGCAtagaaaaaacgaaaaagaaaacaataggCAACCAGTGAGCCACTTCGCCGTTATAGCTgataaatccaaaaataaaaattaaaaataatttatttaggtgagtttataaaaaaaattatgtttaaatgttttatataaaaatattctttaatcTAACAATTACTTTtggactttttgtttatttataatatcaaaaatattttttaattaaaatttttttaaaaatatataaattataatttaaaaaaattatttttagttttttagtattttatttttattattaaaattttgtcaaatatactaaaaaaaatttttctatatTATAAACTATAAAGTAGAAAATTCTGGATTGAATAGAACCTTACACgtacacataaattttttaagacCAATCATagttattattgaaaaataaaaattaaaaacagaaaattaaacatGTCACCACAGAATCAGGCTACACTCAATCATGTCCAAACTAAactataacaataataattcaaaaagaaagaaaaaaaaggaaggaaaagaaacTCCACAAGACGACATGGAACCATTTATACAACAAAGAGAAAACTCCTCATTTAACGCTTTCAAACGAAGAACACGGCAGCAACAACAATGGTAGCCGAATACACCAAGAATTTCGAAGGAGTAGCAGCCCATGCGTTATTTTTTCCCGGCGGTGGAGCCGTTTCACTTGAAGCTGGCGGATTAGCCGTTCCAGGAGCTGCACCCCCCGGAGGTGTCGCCGGAGGCGGAACGGGAGGTGAAGTCGTCGGACCCGGTGATCCAGATGAAGGAGACGGCGTTGTACCCGCCGGAGTCGGGGCCGGAGGTCCACTTACAGGAGATGGTGACGGTGAATTCCCCGCCGGAGCCGGTGAAGTCGCCGGAGTTGGTGTAGGTGGTGAAACGGAAGGCGCCGGAGGATTTCCGGCGGGTGCTGGTGTCGGTGCCGGCACCGGCGGCGAGCCAGATGGTgctggtgttggtgttggtgttggtgttggtgagGGTGATTTTGGTGAAGGCGGTGTTGGTGTAGTGCCACGTGGCGCCAAGACAACAACGATTAGTTTCTGACCTTTGTTCTGACAGTTTTGGTCTTGGCCGCTGATGAAGTAGAATGGACCTGAATGATCCAAGGTGAATTCCGTGTTACCGTCGTCAAACTTCTTTATTGGGTTTGATTTGTTGCACTTATCGTAGTCTTCTTTCTTCACCTCTAGCACCGAGTCTGAACCCTTCTTGTATTTGAAAACTGCACAAAACATGCACATAATTTGCAAATCAGTCCACAGAGTCAGTTATATAATGTTCCCAAGAATCAAAATTATGTGGTCACTTATTATTCCCAAGGTGGTCATAGTAATACTAGTAATATGATCTCTCACGAGGAAAtagcaaaattaaaaatctatgaATTGAATAACAATTTGATATttcgaaaaaggaaaaaaaaataatttgctcACTAATTAGAGGATAAATATTTGGTACTTTTTATTNNNNNNNNNNNNNNNNNNNNNNNNNNNNNNNNNNNNNNNNNNNNNNNNNNNNNNNNNNNNNNNNNNNNCACTGATTATggaataaaaatttgattttctgcaACCGAGACTTGAAATATATAACTATTTAAATACTAAGTATTCTTTTTatcaaacaataaaatttaacctTTCGAGATGAAGATTGGAATTGAAGTATACTAGCTAGGTAGTGatgatatatttatattaaaggAGTAAATTAAACTCACCTAGAGTGTCATTGATTTGGAACCTGTTGCTCCCAGCCCATTGATTGTAACTCTGAGAAGGGTTTGGAACCCACCCTGCGCTTCCACCAACGTTAAATTTGATGGCTTGGGTGGTCGACAAAACAGATAAGAGAATCAACAAAAGGGGAAGAGGTCGCACAAACTCCATGATGATTAAGTTATGTATGTATGCGCAGGACTACGATATAGATATGtttagtatatatttatatatgagagagagaaagagagagggcgaAGAAATAAGGGGAAAACTGAAGACAAAAAAGCAGTGATGAAGGGATTTTGTAATGGAAATTGAAATATAAAGGGAAAGATTTAAGTGCTTATTTGAatactatttaattataaatatacaaatGAGAACTTActaaatcattttatttttatgaaggcACTTTGTAATAgctaattcaaaaatattatttcgtACATCAAAATTAGTCGTTACatgtatagtttaatttatttttaatgtatatttatattgtaatatatatattttatacaaataattaattttagtagttGATTTTGACGTATATAGTATtactcattttaaaaataaatttatttatattttattgttatctAGTATACAAACAGGAGAAATAAGCACATATCATGTTTAGAATTTTTTGGTAgaacaaaatttgaatttctataAAACAGGTCCAATTTAAgtgttttagattttttttattttagaaaaaaataataaaagagtcTAATTTGTGTTGTCTATATATAGGCAATATATTTGttaattctcttttttttttgtccctCATCCTTTTCTTTTAGAGCAGAACTCCAGTGAAAGAATTTTGTGAGTGTGagtagaaaaatatataatggaTGATAGAGTTATGttaaaagtatattattatagttagattttgttacaaatatttgAAAGAGTGAAATTTGTACGTGAAAATCTATTTAATATTGTTATTCATTTCAcatttttatttgaagaacTAAAATGTGTGATATGTGAAAAGAAAGATTTTCAAATATCAAAGAGTGTGTTGTGTATTTTGTATTGGTATTCTATATCAATGTTTGATGAATTCGTTCAAATTTCAAACCAAGTATGTGACTAATGAAGTGAGCATTTAATCTATATTAAAACTTGCTCACATATGTTGTTCATCGAGCTGTATATTAAGTTCGAACAATTTGAAGCCGAGTAAAATATCGAATGAAAAATTACAATAATGATAGTAACGAGGAGTTTGAAAGCAACTAAGAGTTTGAAGTCCACCGGATTGCCCTCTTAAAAACACAAGGCCCGACAAGTTCATGCGATTAACAAATTTTATCCGATATCAGTGCATGTAAACTTCCAGGGAATGTAGCACAGAAACCTCAGCAAGAATGTGACTACACCGGTTCATCCATTGCATTACCCAAAAAGAGTGGATGGTGAAccaatcaaaatttttaaggcTAAGCAGGGCTTTCCCATGTGTACCCTCTAGATCCTTTTCTTGATAAGGAATACCCTGATAAAATCATATTATCTCTTGAATCAGTCGGATGCATTTCACTCAACACATTCGAATGATATCAAGGGAACTATTGTGCGCCAAATCACTAAATATTGGCGTATGTCTGTAGGAATCACGTTTGATTCAATGTGATCAACAACATAAGCTTTTCATACAAACTGGACatattaaaagaaatagaagattacacatcaaataataataaggttCAACAAGATAGAAGATTAAGTACCTGACCATCTTGCAGTTCATCTAATGACCTCCTAAAGTGAGCATGAGAATGAAATCTATGACGGTGATCAGCACGATCCCAGTTATGTCAtttgacattattttttttcgttaaTAAACCTTTTGACTAAATATTAAAACACAATGTGGAACACTTAGTTAAagttattactaattaattttaccTATTTGCAAGTAGAAAAAGTAAGAAGCCGCCGAAAATGGGCACAAGAAACGGTAGATGGATCCAAGCCCAAGTTATCAAAAGTCTCATTGTACCATCAATTTTTTTGCAGTCG
The genomic region above belongs to Arachis duranensis cultivar V14167 chromosome 3, aradu.V14167.gnm2.J7QH, whole genome shotgun sequence and contains:
- the LOC107478513 gene encoding early nodulin-like protein 2 — its product is MEFVRPLPLLLILLSVLSTTQAIKFNVGGSAGWVPNPSQSYNQWAGSNRFQINDTLVFKYKKGSDSVLEVKKEDYDKCNKSNPIKKFDDGNTEFTLDHSGPFYFISGQDQNCQNKGQKLIVVVLAPRGTTPTPPSPKSPSPTPTPTPTPAPSGSPPVPAPTPAPAGNPPAPSVSPPTPTPATSPAPAGNSPSPSPVSGPPAPTPAGTTPSPSSGSPGPTTSPPVPPPATPPGGAAPGTANPPASSETAPPPGKNNAWAATPSKFLVYSATIVVAAVFFV